Proteins encoded in a region of the Ziziphus jujuba cultivar Dongzao chromosome 3, ASM3175591v1 genome:
- the LOC132803262 gene encoding uncharacterized protein LOC132803262 has protein sequence MAFPRILNWHFSQVPRFEKATELFDHRDYPVHGLMNVTEVEHAYIGNLALDVHHDSTPYNVAPAVRDKPPQASHDEKDEGIPLTRSGISKKRKEASVEIMEKGGRRRMGHKPTDQPSSSTAGVAAHVHVEPSTPSQPPTTPSQPPTTLSHDEVPLRERLTILEGEVVSVRQDVKDLRIAMLREFASLDTKLDKLMKHQGVGVSADGLGDGMDVQGDENKEEYGPDATPVDRQSQPYVDDDAGPSVTIIEKVSPSKFPAGRRARKVAAAKQNIDIGRRDRKAAAAITTPYSVGGFSTQYLRDL, from the exons atggcattccctcgaattcttaattggcatttttcacaagtgccaagatttgagaaggccactgaactcttcgatcatcgtgat tatcccgttcatggcttaatgaatgtgactgaagttgagcatgcatatatcggcaacttggcattggatgtacatcatgacagtactccatacaatgttgcacctgctgttcgagacaagccaccacaggcaagtcatgatgaaaaagatgaaggtattccacttacaagaagtggaataagtaagaaacggaaagaggcgtctgtggaaattatggaaaaaggagggaggcggcgaatgggacataagccgacagaccagccttcttcatcgactgcaggagttgctgctcatgttcatgttgaaccatcgactccatcccaacctccaacgactccatcccaacctccaacgactctatcccatgatgag gtacctttgagagagagattaacaatCCTTGAAGGCGAAGTGGTTAGTGTACGGCAAGACGTTAAGGATTTACGAATcgccatgcttagagagtttgcaagtttggacaccaagcttgataagttaatgaagcaccaaggagtgggagttagtgctgacgggttgggagatgggatggacgttcaaggggatgaaaataaagaagagtatGGTCCCGATGCGACCCCCGTTGATAGACAGTCACAGCCATATGTTGACGACGATGCAGGACCAAGTGTTACGATTATTgagaaagtgtctccatcaaagtttcctgccgggagacgtgcaagaaaggtagcagctgctaagcaaaacatagatattgggaggagggataggaaggcggcagcagctattacaactccttaTAGTGTCGGGGGCTT ttcgacccaGTACCTACGAgacttgtaa